ATCCAATCTTCTTTCAAAAGAACTCCTAAATTGAGAATCGAGAACAACTCGGACTCCCTAAAAGAAAGGCTGAAATACACCGTTCCTTTGGATTTCCATGTAGTTCTTGAGTTCTTACTTGGTTGTTATTGTGTGTTTTCAGTTGTGCTATCTTTCTTAGTGGGACGTCCTTATATCGTGGGCTTCCTATTGATCTACGGGATCGGTTTCTTCTTCGTAGCTTTTAAATCTTTCCAAGAATTTACCTGGAAATATAAAGAAGCAAGAAACGCAGCTCAGGAAGAGATCCCTCAGGAAGCCTGACACAGCTTCCGCCATACAAAAGGCGAGGAAACAGGTTGACTCCCTGTGCCTTCGCCTAAATCTGTCAAATACCCCAGGAAACAGGATAACCGATGAGTGAGAAAGTCTATTGCGCCAACTGCCTGCATTGTGTAACCGTCAGACAGTATGAATCCGAGGCGGACAAATACATCCTCCGGGTCAAATGTACCAAGAAAAAATGGTCCAAACGTTCCGGCGAAGAGAAGTTATACAAATACTTCACAGTGGCTCGCCGTATGCAGACAGATTGCGAATTCTACGAGCCGATGGGAGAAATTCTTCCTTATATCAAAAATTTAAAGAAAGAACTTCCCATTAAAGACGAAATCTATATGGTGAAGTCGCTTAGCTAAAAAGGACATTGTTCTCAAAACCGTTCCTTCTCCAGCCCAGGACCGTAAAAGAAACGGGAAATCGTAAAACGGTCCTGGACGAACCCTACACACTTTTCCCGGATAGAGATGCCTTATTACTTAAGGATTTTCCAGTCCGGGTAAGTGTAGGAGATCCTCTCTTCAAACAATCCTCAGGTTCAGTTCTCTCTCCGGTAAACGGGATCGCTTCATTAGAACATAGCGAAGAAGGATCTAAGATCCGTATCGTTCAAGATGGGAATTTCATAGGTTCCAAACCCTGGATCCCAAAGGCTCTCAAAAAAGAAGAAGTACTCGAACCGATGGACAGACTTGGTTTGGTCAGTCTTGACTTTCCGGAACATTCTCTTTTATCTTATCTAAAATCCAGACAGAAAACATCTTTAATCATCTTAGCTCCATTTACAAGAACGCAAGATGTGGATTATCTTCCCGAGCTAAAAAAGAACTTAGAATGCCATACTCGTTTTCTGGAAGTTTTAAAAACCCTTTTTCCGGAAGCTCAGATCAGAGATTATATTTCCGGCCTAAAATCTCCCGTTAAAAATTACGCATATCCTTGGGGAATTCCGGAATATTTCGTTTCCCAGACTGAAAAAATCCCTTTTTCTAAAATTAAAGAAATTTTATATTTAGGACCAGAAACATTATATAATCTTTATAGAGCTTTATTTGCCGATTTCCCTTTTATAGAAAGAGAGATCGCTCTTTATTTCTTAGGAAAGAACGGTGGACTTAGAAAGGCAGATTCTACTGTTCGTATTCGTAACGGTCAGAGCCTGAAATTTTTATTCGAAGAATACGGTCCTAAATATTCTAACTTCACTCTCAATTCCTTTTACGAAAAGAATCCAGTTCGAGAGATTAAAAAGGGATTCTATTGGGATATCAGGCAGAACTATTCCTTAGTATTTTTGACTAAACATGATTCCGGGAGAAGGGAGTTCCCTTGTGTGGAATGCGGAGAATGTTCTTATAATTGCCCTACCCAAGCAAATCCTATGGCCTTGGTTTCCAGTTTCGGAAATTTTAATTCTTCTCTTTGTATGGAATGTGGGATCTGCACATTCCTTTGTCCTTCTACCATTTCATTAAGAAATAAGATCAGAACTTGGAAGGAGGCGAATCATGGCTTTTAGTTACGTTCTCTCTACCCAAAACGGTTTTTTCAGAAGAAAGGACCTTCTTCTACCTGATATATTATTTGCGATTTTGGCGATTGGCCTTTTGATTTTAGGTTCGGGTGGATCATATTATCCGATTATTCCTGTTGGTTTTGGTCTTTTATTCGGAGCAGGCGCTTACTTTCTCCTTACTGGTGGGAAGTCCTACCCGTTGTATTGGGTGAATCATACATTAAGTTTCGCTCTTCTTCTTCCTAGAGATTCAAGATACGCTTTACATGCGGTTTTTGCTTTAGGGATTGGGCTTGGTCTTTGGTGGGTTTTAGAACAGAGATTTAAGGTCCGTTTTCCTTTGGCTTTATTACAATTTTTGCTTTTTCTAATATTCTACTTTTTGCCTGGAATAGATAGTTGGTCGAGCGAACCTTCTTCCGTGTTTAGAGGATCTTCTTATCCTGATATATATACTCCTGGTTTTTTCACAGAAGGTGCTTTGCCTGGGTTTAGATACTCCGCTTTAGAAGCATGTGGTGGATTTGGAATACTTCTGGCTGTTCCATTATTATTAAGAAGTAGTCTGGCTATTTTATTGCCTCTGGGATTTTCCATCCTTCTTTCCGTTTGGATCCATATCGCCAAAATCCCAGGTTGGGAAACTGTTTCCGGTCCGGTTTGGCTCGGAACTCTCTCCTTCATTTTACTTCTAAATTTGCCGGGAAGAAATACGGGCTCACTTTTGCCTCTTTCTTTTTTGAGTTTGGCTCCTCTCGGGTTGGCAATTTTTTTCCTTCCCCCCGCATTTGTTCCTACATTCCTGTGGGTCTCATCGTTTTTTTTCATTGAATCCATCCTGATTCGTATTTTCCTAGGAGATAGGACAGAGGCATGAACCAGCTCCTCGCTTTACTTAAGCCAGAGACTGTAATTTTTGAAATAGAAGGTTCCTCTAAGGAAGAAGTTATCAATCAACTTCTCCAGAAGGCCGTCGACTCGACGCTAATCGCTAGAGACGACAGGGACCTTGTGTACGAATCTCTCATGGCGAGAGAAAAGTCAATGTCTACGGGTATCGGAAGCGGCGTAGCGATCCCACATTGTTCGGTCAATCTGGTGGACGAACTTAAATGTGTAATGGGTCTTTCTCGAAAGGGCATCGACTTTGACGCAATCGACCATCTTCCCGTTCATATTTTTATTCTTCTGATCGTTCCCAAATCAAAATTCCAAGAACATATCAAAACCCTGGCGCAAATCGCAAAAACCCTCAATGTAAAAGAGGATCGTGAAAAACTGATCCTTTCCAAAAATTTCGAAGAGATCCGGAAAGCTTTCTCCGCGTGAGAGGGTGAGAGTTTGTTAGAAGAAGCGAAACGCTTTTTGATCTTTGCGGTTTTTCTTTCCGCAATTTCAGTATTTTTCTCGCAGCTCAGATCTCTAAATAAGGAATTTTTAGAGGCAGATTCAGGGATCCAAGTCCAGGATTCCGTAGATAAATCGACTAACACCGGTTTTGTGAAAGAATATCTTAAATTTTGGAAAGGTCTGGTCAGTTTCGATCTAGGAGAAACCGAATCAGGGGATCCTGTCCTTTCTCATATTCTTTCCAGATTTTGGCCCACATTACATTTGGCAGGATTCGCCGTTTTAACAGGCACATTCTTTTCTGTTTTTTTAGCATTGGTATCTCTTCTTCCTCGCTTTGGATTTGTGGGAAAAGTTTTCGGATTTATCAGCCAACTCATTTTATCTACCCCTGTATTCGTAGTTTCCGTTTTTCTATTAGTGTTTTTTTTTCTGGTACTTGGCTGGCTTCCTCCGGGAGGCTATGAGCCTGGAAATACTGCGTATGTGATCCTGCCTGGATCGGCGCTTGGCTCGAGAGTATTCGCTAGACTTTTTATTTTTGCCCACCAATTGGCCGGGACAGAAAAAAAATCCGCTTATACAAATGTTCTAAAGACAAGAGGATATTCAGAAAATCGAATATTGTTTCGGCATATTCTACTCAAAGTTTCACCAGTACTTCTCATCTTGATCTTATTGGATTTAAGTTCTTTGCTTTCGGGTGCAATCGTAGTAGAGGAGATCTTCTTCTTTCCTGGGATCGGTAAGTCCATGTATCATGCCATCAGGACTATGGATTCCGCATTACTTTCTGCACTTTTGTTTTATAGCGGGACGGTGTTCTATATTCTTACCAGAGTCTCGGAAAGAGTAAGGGATAATCTTTTGGGTTGGGAGGCAGGTGCCGCATGAAAACTCTAAACCTGCTTCGATATGGCACGATCTCTCTGTATTTAGGTTTAGTAATATTTGGGATTTTATTCAAGTCGGCTCCTACTGAATTAAATTTAAAAGAATCTTTTCTTCCTCCTTCTTTTGATTTTCCATTCGGTAAGGATAGATTAGGAAGAGATGTATTTTCCATGTTTGCTTATGGAAGTTTGGCTACCTTCTTGTTTGCATTTCCTGCAAGAGTTTTGACTTTAGTTGTGGCTTCCTTGATCGGTTTGGCTTCTTATACTAGTCCATTTTTTAAGAAGAATGTATTCTCTCCTTTGTCTTCCGTATTTGTTTCTCTTCCTTCTTTACTTTTGGCTTTGCTTGTTGTTCAAGTGTTCGGAGCCGGACCTGGTCCTTTGTTTTTGGCAATTATACTTGGAGATTGGGCGCAAGCTTACGAAACAGTTCGCGCGAAGATAGACGAGGTAAGCACAAGCGGATATGCATTAGCCGCTTCTTGTTTTGGAGCGAGCAAGTCTTATGTTTTTAGAGCACATCTTCTTCCTCAGGCATTTCAAATATTGAGAGTACTTTTATTTACGGGACTTCCTGCTGTGGTAATGACTCTTGCAATATTCGGATTTTTAGGAATTTCTGCAGGGGGAGAAGTATTCGGACCGGGGCTTGGAGAACAAATTGCGTTTTCTAAAGATTACGCTCAAAATGCTCCTTGGTCGTTGGTGTTTCCTACGCTTGGAATTTTAGGTTTAGTAATGACAGTGGGAGGAAAACGTCCTTGAACTTATTATTCTTCCGAAAGCTGTCTGCGCTTATATTATTAATTTGTTTAGCTCCTTTGTTTGTTGGAACTCCAACATACGGAAATGGGATAGATGAGTATTATCGTCTTCCTGAATATTCTTCTCCTGAAAAGATCCAATTCGAGAAAGAAAGAAAACTTTGTATTTTCCCTCTTAGAAATTTATCAGGAGATACATCTTTAGATTTTTATTCATCCGGATATGCTTCCGTTCTTTATTCGGGTTTAAAATCTTTAGTTCAGATTTATGACGAATCTTTAATCCCTAAATCCATCCAACATTCTTTTGGTCCGAATCCTTCCGAAGTTAGACCGAATTTAAGAGAAGGAGAATGGGATTATGCAGGACTCGAAAAATTAAAGAAGGGAGAACTTTCTTTAAATGTATCAAGGGATCCTAGATATTTAATTTTGAAAGTACAACCTTACGAAACGGAAACTGCTCCCGACGAGGGATTTCTTATTCCAATCTCCAGAAAATACGACTGTTTTTATTCTACTTATGGAGAGTTTGAGAAGAAGGGAGAAGAGATCCGAATTAGTATCCGGATGAGATCATCTAAAGACGGATCTAAAAAAGAATTTTCGCAAAAAACAAGCATTAGGCGTTCTTATCAGGAATTAAACCCTGTTATAGAAGAGATCCGCAAAACACTTTTAGGAAAACATACCAAAGCACTTTCCATAAAAACCGGAAACCAATACGATTCACTCGTATTTTTAGATGGGAATTATATCGGGAAAACGCCCTTAAAAAGAAATGATATTCTTTTCGGGATCCACGATATTCGGATCACTAAAAACGGATACTCAGATTGGGTCGGTCAAATAGATTTAAGAGAATCTCCTAAAGATCTGGATATTGTATTAGAAAAAGATAAAAAAGAAGGTTTTCTTTCGGTGGATTCGGATCCCCAGGGTGCAAAAGTATATTTAGGCTCGGAATATTTGGGTGTCACTCCACTTGTAAAGGTCCCAGTCAAAATAGGCTGGAATAGATTGAGATTCGTTTTAGGCGATCATGTGGATCAATTTAAAGGAGTGGAGATCAAAAAAGGAGAAGTATCCGAGATCAAAGCAAAGCTGAAAGAAGGCGAATCAGTTTCTTATTATAGAAATAAAAAGTATTTATTCTTAGATCATACCTATGATGATTTCGCGATCTATTCCCTTTACGGAAGTTTATTCTTCTACGCTGGATATTATTATTTCAATTTAAGAGCGGATCAAGCTTTGGAAAATGCAAGGCCAATGGTCCAAATCACGAATTTTGTGGCTCTACAGGAATTGCAGCAATCTTCTCCTAATACCCAAACATTCGCGCTTTCCTATTTTTATCAGGAAAGTATCTATAACGACGCCAAAGACAAGTCGGACTATTTCAGATCTATCTCCGGAAGATTTGGAAAACACCAAGGGATCCATGGCGGGCTCATGTTGTACGGGATAGGCACAATGCTGCTTCTATCTGCGACTTTTTATGCTCTAGGACTAGACTCTGAAACCTTGGAAGTGGGAGTTGCCCCTGTCAAAACTATGCCTACATTCGTAAGAGGTATAGAAGGACAGTATGAAACTGAGTCTTACGCAAAATTTAATATGAGATTTTGATGTAAGAATATAATCTAAAACTTCCTAATACTAAGATCCCATCTTCTTGTTCTGAAGGTTTTAGAATTTCTGAAAGTTTTTCAGGAGGGATGCAGTAAGGCTTGTAACCTTCCGGAAGTTTGAATTCCTTAGAATCTAAAAAATACAAATTTGTATTTTGATCTTTTGTATAATGCAAAAGTTTTTCCGCCATAGATTCTCCTTCTTTGTCGGGCAAAAATCCTGCTACGATGGAAAATCTTTTGCCTGGAAATGCAGAAGATAATGATGCAAGTGTAACTCGTATCGCATCCGGATTATGCGCTGGATCAAATACGATCATTGGGGAATTGGATACGATCTCTAATCTGCCAGGTGGACGGGGAAGAGGCTTAGAATTTGTTTGTCCAGTCTTTTCCAAAAAAGGCAGTTTCTTGGAAATAAATTCTTCTAATCTATGTACAATAAACTTAACGTATTCTTGATTATGATCCAAATAGGATCTTCCTTCCGGCAATGCAGGATAAAGATATAATTCTAGATTCTTTTCGAAACAAAACTCTCTTAGTATTTTTAAAAGAGAAGGTTCCGGCTCTAATGCGAATACGATCTTAGTTCTTTCGGAAACTATTCCTAATTTTTCCTTTAAGATGGCTTCTTTGGTATTGCCTAAGACTGCCTTATGATCTTCTCCGATCGCGCAGACAACGACAACATCCGGATCTGCCAGTTTCGTGGCGTCTAATCTTCCTCCTAAACCTGCTTCGTATACCTGGACTGCAATATCTCTTTTTTCGAATAAAACGAAAGATCCTAAAGTAAACCATTCAAACCAAGAAAGGAAAGAAAGTTCTTCTGCATTACTTTGTGAAAATAGTATATTAGAAATTTCTTTTAGATCTTCTTTGTTTATTGGATCAAAATTCGGACTAAGTCTGATCCTTTCTTTTGGATCGAATAGATGCGGAGAAGT
This window of the Leptospira hartskeerlii genome carries:
- a CDS encoding 4Fe-4S dicluster domain-containing protein — encoded protein: MFSKPFLLQPRTVKETGNRKTVLDEPYTLFPDRDALLLKDFPVRVSVGDPLFKQSSGSVLSPVNGIASLEHSEEGSKIRIVQDGNFIGSKPWIPKALKKEEVLEPMDRLGLVSLDFPEHSLLSYLKSRQKTSLIILAPFTRTQDVDYLPELKKNLECHTRFLEVLKTLFPEAQIRDYISGLKSPVKNYAYPWGIPEYFVSQTEKIPFSKIKEILYLGPETLYNLYRALFADFPFIEREIALYFLGKNGGLRKADSTVRIRNGQSLKFLFEEYGPKYSNFTLNSFYEKNPVREIKKGFYWDIRQNYSLVFLTKHDSGRREFPCVECGECSYNCPTQANPMALVSSFGNFNSSLCMECGICTFLCPSTISLRNKIRTWKEANHGF
- a CDS encoding PTS sugar transporter subunit IIA, whose protein sequence is MNQLLALLKPETVIFEIEGSSKEEVINQLLQKAVDSTLIARDDRDLVYESLMAREKSMSTGIGSGVAIPHCSVNLVDELKCVMGLSRKGIDFDAIDHLPVHIFILLIVPKSKFQEHIKTLAQIAKTLNVKEDREKLILSKNFEEIRKAFSA
- a CDS encoding ABC transporter permease subunit — encoded protein: MLEEAKRFLIFAVFLSAISVFFSQLRSLNKEFLEADSGIQVQDSVDKSTNTGFVKEYLKFWKGLVSFDLGETESGDPVLSHILSRFWPTLHLAGFAVLTGTFFSVFLALVSLLPRFGFVGKVFGFISQLILSTPVFVVSVFLLVFFFLVLGWLPPGGYEPGNTAYVILPGSALGSRVFARLFIFAHQLAGTEKKSAYTNVLKTRGYSENRILFRHILLKVSPVLLILILLDLSSLLSGAIVVEEIFFFPGIGKSMYHAIRTMDSALLSALLFYSGTVFYILTRVSERVRDNLLGWEAGAA
- a CDS encoding ABC transporter permease subunit gives rise to the protein MKTLNLLRYGTISLYLGLVIFGILFKSAPTELNLKESFLPPSFDFPFGKDRLGRDVFSMFAYGSLATFLFAFPARVLTLVVASLIGLASYTSPFFKKNVFSPLSSVFVSLPSLLLALLVVQVFGAGPGPLFLAIILGDWAQAYETVRAKIDEVSTSGYALAASCFGASKSYVFRAHLLPQAFQILRVLLFTGLPAVVMTLAIFGFLGISAGGEVFGPGLGEQIAFSKDYAQNAPWSLVFPTLGILGLVMTVGGKRP
- a CDS encoding PEGA domain-containing protein → MNLLFFRKLSALILLICLAPLFVGTPTYGNGIDEYYRLPEYSSPEKIQFEKERKLCIFPLRNLSGDTSLDFYSSGYASVLYSGLKSLVQIYDESLIPKSIQHSFGPNPSEVRPNLREGEWDYAGLEKLKKGELSLNVSRDPRYLILKVQPYETETAPDEGFLIPISRKYDCFYSTYGEFEKKGEEIRISIRMRSSKDGSKKEFSQKTSIRRSYQELNPVIEEIRKTLLGKHTKALSIKTGNQYDSLVFLDGNYIGKTPLKRNDILFGIHDIRITKNGYSDWVGQIDLRESPKDLDIVLEKDKKEGFLSVDSDPQGAKVYLGSEYLGVTPLVKVPVKIGWNRLRFVLGDHVDQFKGVEIKKGEVSEIKAKLKEGESVSYYRNKKYLFLDHTYDDFAIYSLYGSLFFYAGYYYFNLRADQALENARPMVQITNFVALQELQQSSPNTQTFALSYFYQESIYNDAKDKSDYFRSISGRFGKHQGIHGGLMLYGIGTMLLLSATFYALGLDSETLEVGVAPVKTMPTFVRGIEGQYETESYAKFNMRF
- a CDS encoding glutamate ligase domain-containing protein, which gives rise to MSNPDFLEFGSKLTNLEKTRNFNVFGDYSLDQFRNLVDSHGWRTRKKERLRVSVVGTNGKGSVSHFLAGSFSNLGYKTGLYTSPHLFDPKERIRLSPNFDPINKEDLKEISNILFSQSNAEELSFLSWFEWFTLGSFVLFEKRDIAVQVYEAGLGGRLDATKLADPDVVVVCAIGEDHKAVLGNTKEAILKEKLGIVSERTKIVFALEPEPSLLKILREFCFEKNLELYLYPALPEGRSYLDHNQEYVKFIVHRLEEFISKKLPFLEKTGQTNSKPLPRPPGRLEIVSNSPMIVFDPAHNPDAIRVTLASLSSAFPGKRFSIVAGFLPDKEGESMAEKLLHYTKDQNTNLYFLDSKEFKLPEGYKPYCIPPEKLSEILKPSEQEDGILVLGSFRLYSYIKISY